In the genome of Kitasatospora cathayae, one region contains:
- the ypfJ gene encoding KPN_02809 family neutral zinc metallopeptidase, producing the protein MQFDDQGDLDTSQVDDRRGIPGGKVALGGGALGLVVVLFAVLLGVDPQLLGLSSGGGSASSSGVRTDGEVQQSCKKGADANKRQDCRITAVTNSLQEFWSTELPRRTKTAYKPAQTVLFTGRVSTACGAATSAVGPFYCPGDQKAYFDLGFFDELSTRFGAKGGPFAESYVVAHEYGHHLQTLLGTMQKVGGDRQGATSASVRLELQADCYAGVWAHHATTTPQASTGRPLIAVLTDQDIAQGLDAAAAVGDDRIQKQATGRIDPEVWTHGSSDQRKAWFTTGYRSGDLAQCDTFSGKI; encoded by the coding sequence ATGCAGTTCGACGACCAGGGGGACCTCGATACCTCGCAGGTGGACGACCGGCGCGGCATCCCGGGTGGGAAGGTCGCCCTCGGGGGCGGGGCGCTGGGCCTGGTCGTGGTGCTGTTCGCGGTCCTGCTCGGGGTCGACCCCCAGCTGCTGGGCCTGTCCTCCGGCGGCGGCAGCGCCTCCTCCTCCGGGGTGCGCACCGACGGCGAGGTGCAGCAGTCCTGCAAGAAGGGCGCGGACGCCAACAAGCGCCAGGACTGCCGGATCACGGCGGTCACCAACAGCCTCCAGGAGTTCTGGAGTACGGAGCTGCCGCGCCGCACCAAGACCGCCTACAAGCCCGCCCAGACGGTGCTGTTCACCGGCCGGGTGTCCACCGCGTGCGGTGCGGCGACGTCGGCGGTGGGCCCGTTCTACTGCCCGGGCGACCAGAAGGCCTACTTCGACCTCGGCTTCTTCGACGAGCTCTCCACCCGCTTCGGCGCCAAGGGCGGCCCGTTCGCCGAGTCGTACGTCGTCGCCCACGAGTACGGCCATCACCTGCAGACCCTGCTGGGCACGATGCAGAAGGTCGGCGGTGACCGTCAGGGCGCGACCAGTGCCTCGGTGCGTCTGGAGTTGCAGGCGGACTGCTATGCCGGGGTGTGGGCTCACCACGCCACCACCACCCCGCAGGCCTCCACCGGCCGTCCGTTGATCGCCGTCCTCACCGACCAGGACATCGCCCAGGGCCTGGACGCGGCCGCGGCCGTGGGGGACGACCGGATCCAGAAGCAGGCCACCGGCAGGATCGACCCGGAGGTGTGGACGCACGGCTCCTCCGACCAGCGCAAGGCCTGGTTCACCACCGGCTACCGCAGCGGCGACCTGGCCCAGTGCGACACCTTCTCCGGGAAGATCTGA